A DNA window from Microcystis aeruginosa NIES-843 contains the following coding sequences:
- a CDS encoding AAA-like domain-containing protein: MATNFYHIGGSVPLNAPSYIKREADDIFYDYLKNGQYCYVLNSRQMGKSSLWVQTQKRLQEDNIDCATIDLSGIGKNISEDIWYRVLFEQLVKRFDLSIRGKEQTWWDERAYKSAINRLDQFVEDILLKEVSRPIVICFDEIDSVLSLKFSTDDFFAWLRSCHEKRPHNRDYQRLTFCMLGVAAVYNFILDNNRSPFNIGQDIRLSGFTIRDARKLAEGLQDKVPNPQGVLEEVIDWTGGQPFLTQKICRLISTSRPEFGKESPANPINVGDFIQSQVISNWVSQDSPEHLKTIRNRLLNKRVTGRRMLKLYLEILRNGEITDDGSLDQIELRLTGLVVEDRQKLKVYNKIYRNVFNETWVTTDERPGHNFWN, from the coding sequence ATGGCGACCAATTTTTATCATATTGGAGGCAGCGTCCCCCTAAATGCACCTAGTTATATCAAGCGGGAAGCAGATGATATATTTTATGACTATCTAAAAAATGGACAGTATTGCTATGTGTTAAATTCCCGTCAGATGGGAAAATCAAGTTTGTGGGTACAGACACAAAAACGACTGCAAGAGGATAATATTGATTGTGCTACCATTGATTTGAGTGGTATAGGAAAAAACATCTCCGAAGATATTTGGTATCGAGTATTATTTGAGCAACTGGTTAAACGATTTGATCTTTCTATTCGGGGAAAAGAGCAAACTTGGTGGGATGAACGAGCCTATAAATCAGCTATTAATCGTCTTGATCAATTTGTTGAGGACATTCTCTTAAAGGAGGTATCCCGACCTATTGTTATCTGTTTTGATGAAATTGATAGCGTTCTGAGTTTAAAATTTTCCACAGATGATTTCTTTGCTTGGCTGCGTAGCTGTCATGAAAAACGTCCTCATAATAGGGATTACCAACGTCTAACCTTTTGTATGTTGGGGGTAGCGGCAGTTTATAACTTTATTCTAGATAATAATCGTAGTCCTTTTAATATTGGTCAAGATATTCGATTATCTGGATTTACTATAAGGGATGCCAGAAAACTTGCCGAGGGATTGCAGGACAAAGTTCCCAATCCACAAGGGGTTTTAGAGGAGGTTATAGACTGGACAGGTGGACAACCATTTTTAACTCAAAAAATTTGTCGTTTAATCTCCACATCTCGCCCTGAATTTGGCAAGGAATCCCCAGCAAACCCGATTAATGTCGGCGATTTTATCCAGTCGCAAGTAATTAGTAACTGGGTATCTCAAGATAGTCCAGAACACCTAAAAACTATTCGGAATCGTTTATTAAATAAGCGTGTCACGGGTAGAAGAATGCTGAAGCTTTACCTAGAAATTTTAAGAAATGGTGAAATTACCGATGATGGTAGTCTTGATCAAATAGAATTACGCTTAACGGGATTGGTAGTTGAAGACCGACAAAAGTTAAAAGTTTATAATAAGATTTATAGAAATGTTTTTAATGAAACTTGGGTGACAACCGATGAACGACCTGGCCACAATTTTTGGAATTGA